One segment of Malassezia restricta chromosome V, complete sequence DNA contains the following:
- a CDS encoding cytochrome c oxidase subunit translates to MDPTETGADRLWRRLREDPLTPIGSVLTAAALTYATVQLRRGNQKLFQRALRYRVAFQAVTVGTAAVGLLYFRTPKSRVPPPGPDGKPQKLEAWNPEKIERRERETDAEWHARMAGAQSRDDREMQAIERMVQEAIQRRKEREQQAPAHSDAPSDTPAPSVLDRIGQDKRRFTF, encoded by the coding sequence ATGGATCCGACCGAAACGGGCGCCGACCGACTGTGGCGTCGTCTGCGCGAGGACCCGCTCACACCGATCGGCTCTGTCCTGACCGCAGCGGCTTTGACGTACGCGACCGTTCAGCTCCGGCGCGGCAACCAGAAACTGTttcagcgtgcgctgcggTACCGTGTCGCCTTCCAGGCCGTCACGgtcggcacggccgccgtcggCCTGCTGTACTTCCGCAcgcccaagtcgcgcgtgccgccgccaggCCCTGACGGCAAGCCCCAGAAACTCGAGGCTTGGAATCCGGAGAAgatcgagcgccgcgagcgcgagacgGACGCCGAGTGGCACGCCCGCATGGCCGGTGCACAGTCGCGCGACGATCGCGAAATGCAGGCGATCGAACGCATGGTCCAAGAAGCTATACAGCGAcgcaaggagcgcgagcagcagGCACCTGCTCACAGCGACGCTCCGTCCGacacgccagcgccgtccgtgctcgatcgcatcgGTCAGGACAAGCGCCGCTTCACCTTCTAA
- a CDS encoding Fes/CIP4, and EFC/F-BAR homology domain protein — protein MTDVRERGVGYVPALAHKDPRSGFVALQQRLRHARVFHDHLADFMAAQCEAEEAYIKHLQKAAKRFGDPAHIPIEYRPVYACLVDQFGQLAQLHTVFARQLQRQHDMLHTAPAHGAWSALARHDEGMAPSIRELQSLESHLAKDQRKVEQKRTPAAQSKLDATQEALRRAQAAWQSRAPIALQAYEAADLERLTMLRDAAIHLAKDQSELARGLYDMARTTAQAAKAFDPRADMARFVGVQHAPHGIALPSEYMDASHRSQAAPAAIETPPQVGPREARPMPPPAPTAIETPPAPHARSQELPPAPPAPPQAMPQEVPSAPPSAPRASHLSFLPPDDAAEMTRIREQLRQHARPSSSRRREFRASSYDVSEHAHHPIVSPIIGSPFTSPMTEAWHESAPPTVPEREAAPAPVPIDIGVYERIHAVWRHGLLDQVRVVGEVRLAAPRPVRAVLRLAGDAGAQIHAAAGVTCTAPHVYELDVGDDMCALEYEVPLDHGDQVVPLLLQTQWRCEAQQSLVLVTHRPNPAVPPAVTAALQDVSFRISLPSDAHVTGGVMSEPIGDWDPATHTLSWHAHALEGRSAVRFPLATQGSPQDVHASWRLPAYTMSPLDVHVEAAGTPLAVAPMQRLTLAGRYQVVS, from the coding sequence ATGACCGACGTCCGTGAGCGTGGCGTAGGCTACGTGcccgcgctcgcgcacaagGACCCGCGCTCAGGCTtcgtcgcgctgcagcagcgcctgcgccatgcgcgcgtcTTCCACGACCACCTCGCCGACTTTATGGCCGCACAGTGCGAGGCGGAAGAGGCCTACATCAAGCACCTGCAAAAGGCGGCGAAGCGCTTCGGCGATCCCGCTCACATACCCATCGAGTATAGGCCCGTGTacgcgtgcctcgtcgatcaGTTCGGCCAGCTCGCACAGCTGCACACCGTGTTCGCACGCCAGCTCCAGCGGCAgcacgacatgctgcacacgGCGCCCGCCCACGGCGCATGGTCGGcactcgcgcggcacgacgaAGGCATGGCGCCATCGATCCGCGAGCTCCAGTCCCTCGAGTCGCACCTCGCGAAGGACCAGCGCAAGGTCGAGCAGAAACGcacgccggcggcgcagtCCAAGCTCGACGCCACCCAGGAGgccctgcgccgcgcccaggCAGCATGGCAGAGCCGCGCGCCTATCGCCCTGCAGGCGTACGAGGCCGCCGACTTGGAGCGCCTGACGATGCTGCGTGACGCTGCGATCCACCTCGCGAAGGACCAGAGCGAGCTGGCGCGCGGCCTGTATGACATGGCccgcacgacggcgcaggcggccaAGGCTTTCGATCCGCGCGCGGACATGGCCCGCTTCGTCGGCGTACAGCATGCGCCCCACGGCATTGCGCTGCCGTCCGAGTACATGGACGCCTCGCACCGCTCGCAAGCCGCGCCCGCGGCGATCGAGACGCCGCCCCAGGTAGGCCctcgcgaggcgcgtccTAtgccgccacctgcgcccACGGCGATCGAGacgccgcccgcgccccACGCGCGATCCCAGGAGCTGCCGCCCGCACCCCCCGCACCGCCGCAAGCAATGCCCCAGGAGGTAccctcggcgccgccttctgcgcctcgcgcctCGCATCTCAGCTTCCTGCCCCccgacgacgccgcagAAATGACGCGCATCCGCGAGCAGCTCCGGCAacacgcgcgtccctcGTCGTCCCGACGCCGCGAGTTCCGTGCATCTTCGTACGACGTGTCGGAGCACGCGCACCACCCGATCGTCTCGCCCATCATCGGCAGCCCCTTCACCTCGCCCATGACCGAGGCATGGCACGAGTCAGCGCCGCCTACGGTGCCAGAACGCGAagcggcgcctgcaccCGTCCCTATCGACATCGGCGTGTACGAACGCATCCATGCCGTGtggcgccatggcctccTCGATCAGgtccgcgtcgtcggcgaaGTGCGGCTCGCTGCGCCCCGGCCAGTCCGCGCCGTCCTCCGCCTGGCAGgcgacgccggcgctcAGATCCACGCGGCCGCCGGCGTGACGTGCACGGCCCCGCACGTCTACGAGCTCGATGTCGGCGACGACATGTGCGCCCTCGAGTATGAAGTCCCTCTCGATCACGGCGACCAGGTCGTCCCGCTACTGCTCCAGACGCAGTGGCGGTGCGAGGCCCAGCAAAGCTTGGTCCTCGTCACGCACCGCCCGAACCcggccgtgccgcccgCCGTGACAGCCGCGCTCCAGGACGTGTCGTTCCGCATATCGCTCCcgagcgacgcgcacgtCACGGGCGGCGTCATGAGCGAGCCTATCGGCGATTGGGACCCCGCGACGCACACCCTGTCCtggcacgcgcacgcgctcgaaggccgaagcgccgtgcgcttccCGCTCGCGACACAGGGCTCGCCGCAAGACGTGCACGCATCCTGGCGCCTTCCCGCCTACACGATGAGCCCGCTGGACGTGCacgtcgaggcggccggcacgccgctcgccgtcgctccgatgcagcgcctgacCCTCGCCGGCCGCTACCAAGTCGTTTCATAG
- a CDS encoding p38 MAP kinase: MADFIKLSIFGTVFEITTRYENLQPVGMGAFGLVCSGHDKLTDTSVAIKKVMKPFSTPVLAKRTYRELKLLKHIRHENIICLSDIFISPLEDLYFVTELLGTDLHRLLTSRPLEKQFVQYFLYQILRGLKYVHSAGVVHRDLKPSNILINENCDLKICDFGLARVQDPQMTGYVSTRYYRAPEIMLTWQKYDVAVDVWSAGCIFSEMLEGKPLFPGKDHVHQFSIITELLGTPPEEVINTICSENTLRFVQSLPKRERVPFTQRFPHTDPEALDLLERMLVFDVNTRITAGDALTHPYLQPYHNPDDEPVADEVFDWSFNDADLPIDTWKVMMYSEILDFHNIEDAPSDAAPAQASGAAPALPEADPTQQAEAQQAHDAQFADLAP; the protein is encoded by the coding sequence ATGGCCGACTTTATCAAGCTGTCCATCTTTGGGACCGTGTTTGAGATCACGACGCGGTATGAGAACTTGCAGCCTGTGGGCATGGGGGCCTTTGGCCTCGTGTGCAGTGGGCACGACAAGCTCACCGACACGTCTGTGGCGATCAAAAAGGTCATGAAGCCGTTCAGCACGCCGGTGCTGGCGAAGCGCACGTATCGCGAGCTCAAGCTGCTGAAGCACATTCGGCACGAGAATATCATCTGCCTGAGCGACATCTTCATCTCGCCGCTCGAGGATCTGTACTTTGTGAcggagctgctcggcacggaTCTGCACCGCCTGCTCACGAGCCGCCCGCTGGAGAAGCAGTTTGTGCAGTACTTTTTGTACCAGATCCTGCGCGGGCTCAAGTACGTGCACTCggcgggcgtcgtgcaCCGCGACCTGAAGCCGAGCAACATTCTGATCAACGAAAACTGCGACTTGAAGATCTGCGACTTTGGCCTCGCGCGTGTGCAGGACCCGCAGATGACCGGATACGTGTCGACGCGCTACTACCGCGCGCCGGAGATCATGCTCACCTGGCAAAAATACGACGTGGCCGTCGACGTCTGGAGCGCCGGCTGTATCTTCTCCGAGATGCTCGAGGGCAAGCCGCTGTTCCCCGGCAAGGACCACGTCCACCAGTTCTCGATCATcaccgagctgctcggcacgccgcccgAGGAGGTCATCAACACGATCTGCAGCGAAAACAcgctgcgcttcgtgcAGTCGCTCCcgaagcgcgagcgcgtgccgtTCACGCAGCGCTTCCCCCACACGGACCCCGAGGCcctcgacctgctcgagcgcatgctcgtgtTTGACGTGAACACGCGCATCACcgccggcgacgcgctcacgcacccGTACCTGCAGCCGTACCACAAccccgacgacgagcccgTCGCGGACGAGGTCTTCGACTGGAGCTTCAACGACGCCGACCTGCCGATCGACACGTGGAAGGTCATGATGTACTCCGAGATCCTCGACTTTCACAATATCGAAGACGCGCCGTCCGACGCCGCACCAGCGCAGGCAtccggcgccgcgcccgccCTGCCCGAGGCCGATCCGACccagcaggccgaggcacagcaggcCCACGATGCCCAGTTTGCCGACCTGGCCCCCTAA
- a CDS encoding calcium channel MID1: MAGRRALGWLVAWLIGGAYAASSSHHSSSHTAYRLPTSAKTPYVPLPKHSTNSNISASTGLASPAPVSSTIPKPDHPYLLQDATPIRSEVKLDATDGVFFQFVAKPETKLWLSLSLCSGPGIEAYNTSDSDLLKQLDMSPSEAREATLVAMYVATDGRTKNPGPDSGIDSSHTGHALGGWCEVVVESGSSGTTFIGIWPPKDTRGQTGTYTMQLIASTVGSLESVATTPGLFFDDTDRRNALLTSFNYTSPAPNISLIVLPTVGPNSLSSINYFNSSFCRIFDLWEHMGMRGIQPFMNSSETSRNTQPRFTRGPDNQPQSIPRPNWNGSVGQAPPGAAIVEDVAMLETVHKLKANSTAWLQQVRKQFYVQDLEPGSNYTAYLVASEHVGAHVRHTLYPSVKFVTKRTRNCRLLYNVDFCPELAYAVPYNPEQSQEHVLRVLHDMISANYGNFSATLSTFPCESTKFGVYSSVATCDDCRRAYQNWLCAVAIPRCTDLVDPSKSAASQNGSELQGLPMPPNTNMYPYIVNRVGPMRSRQSYIDELFAPGDYGEILPCLLTCEMVTRSCPPTIRWQCPLWTVTAQRDYGTFADADSTGFGVGENGGAGPDHMRFGGAYSTYVAQDAFGHVFCNSMQVDRLFRESSSGAHRRAVPLEAWVVLLGVGMYMWISAALG; encoded by the coding sequence ATGGCCGGGCGCCGGGCGCTTGGGTggctcgtggcgtggcTGATCGGAGGCGCTTACgcggcctcttcctccCATCATAGCAGCAGCCATACGGCGTATAGATTGCCTACGTCGGCCAAGACACCCTatgtgccgctgcccaAGCACTCGACGAACTCCAACATCAGCGCGAGCACAGGCCTGGCCTCGCCAGCCCCGGTGAGCAGCACGATACCCAAGCCCGACCATCCCTacctgctgcaggatgCCACGCCGATCCGCAGCGAAGTCAAGCTGGACGCCACGGATGGCGTGTTCTTCCAATTCGTGGCCAAGCCCGAGACGAAGCTGTGGCTCTCGCTCTCGCTGTGCAGTGGCCCCGGCATTGAGGCGTACAACACGAGCGACAGCGACTTGCTCAAGCAGCTAGACATGTCAccgagcgaggcacgcgaggcGACGCTCGTGGCCATGTACGTCGCGACGGATGGGCGCACAAAGAACCCCGGGCCCGACTCGGGCATCGACTCGTCTCACACAGGCCACGCGCTCGGTGGATGGTGcgaggtcgtcgtcgagagCGGCtccagcggcacgacgTTCATTGGCATCTGGCCGCCGAAGGATACGCGTGGACAGACCGGCACGTACACGATGCAGCTGATTGCGTCGACGGTCGGCTCGCTCGAGAGCGTCGCTACCACGCCGGGCCTGTTTTTCGACGACACGGATCGCCGCAATGCGCTCCTCACGTCGTTCAACTACACATCGCCGGCGCCAAACATCAGCCTCATTGTGCTGCCGACCGTCGGCCCGAACTCGCTCTCGTCCATCAACTACTTCAACTCGTCCTTCTGCCGCATCTTTGATCTATGGGAGCACATGGGCATGCGTGGCATCCAGCCCTTCATGAACAGCAGCGAGACGAGCCGCAACACGCAGCCGCGGTTCACACGCGGGCCTGACAACCAGCCTCAGTCGATCCCGCGGCCGAACTGGAATGGGTCGGTCGGCCAGGCGCCCCCCGGCGCGGCGATCGTCGAGGACgtggccatgctcgagACGGTGCACAAGCTCAAGGCCAACAGCACGGCATGGCTGCAGCAAGTGCGCAAGCAGTTCTATGTGCAGGACCTCGAGCCGGGCTCGAACTACACCGCGTACCTCGTCGCATCcgagcacgtcggcgcgcatgtgcgGCACACGCTGTATCCGTCGGTCAAGTTTGtgacgaagcgcacgcgcaACTGCCGCCTGCTGTACAATGTGGACTTTTGCCCCGAGCTCGCGTACGCCGTGCCGTACAATCCCGAGCAGTCGCAGGAGCACGTACtgcgcgtgctgcacgacatgATCTCGGCCAACTACGGCAACTTTTCCGCGACGCTCAGCACGTTTCCGTGTGAATCGACCAAGTTTGGCGTGtactcgagcgtcgcgacgtgcgaTGACTGCCGCCGCGCGTACCAAAACTGGCTGTGCGCCGTAGCGATTCCACGATGCACGGACCTCGTCGATCCGTCGaagagcgcggcgagccAGAACGGCAGCGAGCTGCAGGGTCTGCCGATGCCGCCCAATACGAACATGTACCCGTACATTGTCAATCGCGTCGGGCCGATGAGAAGTCGGCAGTCGTACATTGACGAGCTGTTTGCGCCGGGCGACTATGGCGAGATTTTGCCGTGCCTGCTGACGTGCGAAATGGTCACGCGGTCGTGTCCGCCGACGATCCGGTGGCAGTGCCCGCTGTGGACCGtcacggcgcagcgcgactATGGCACGTTTGCCGATGCGGACAGCACGGGCTTTGGCGTCGGTGAGAATGGCGGCGCGGGTCCGGACCATATGCGCTTCGGCGGCGCGTACTCGACGTATGTCGCGCAGGATGCGTTTGGACATGTGTTCTGCAATTCGATGCAGGTCGATCGCCTGTTCCGCGAGTCGAGTAGCGGCGCCCAcaggcgcgccgtgccgcttGAGGCGTGGgtcgtgctgctgggcgtcgGTATGTACATGTGGATTAGCGCTGCACTTGGGTGA
- a CDS encoding oligosaccharide translocation protein RFT1: protein MPRAASGLLALQIGARLGTFVLNQVLVRTASPAVFGAANVQLELVLSTVLALSREGTRALMLRRQDALRRGDPMLHNLALVPVWIGSVLSVVVGWAYVTYLAPAALWAQSGVAVPVSVALYGLGAWLELWAEPLHTCALGLDAYVSIRVAMEAGGLAAKAVVTAVLLQPACLAAMQRCVAAYVALSSEACALLAFAWGRVAYGAMVLLVGAVCLRGHARRWWWPTSAAAVWGDAPTRAFLRVTTGQAALKLVLTEGEKLAAARLTTLDEQGAYALASNYGSLVARMLFQPLEESVRLRLSQGGEAAAWMRTLLRLHVLFGTGLVALAPPVAAPFLRLVAGPAWAHAAPILGMYCWYVPVLGVNGVVEAFVQSVAPAHVLRVYSYVLVAASAVMVGVLASPVAEARMVVANIASLSVRALASSAYVAHVSRRPWDGVVPHGWVWSVLVACGAIVRAYPASWGVCAAACVAAVVVGERRALAQALWML from the coding sequence atgcCGCGAGCAGCGTCGGGGCTGCTGGCCCTGCAGATCGGGGCGCGGCTCGGGACGTTTGTGCTGAACCAGGTGCtggtgcgcacggcgtcgccgGCCGTATTTGGTGCGGCGAATGTGCAGCTGGAGCTGGTGCTGAGCACGGTGCTGGCGCTCTCGCGCGAGGGCACGCGAGCGCTGATGCTGCGGCGCCAGGACGCGCTGCGACGTGGCGATCCGATGCTGCACAACctggcgctcgtgccggTGTGGATCGGCAGTGTGCTGTCGGTCGTGGTCGGGTGGGCGTATGTCACGTACCTGGCGCccgcggcgctgtgggcgCAGAGCGGTGTGGCCGTGCCCGTGTCTGTCGCGCTGtacggcctcggcgcgTGGCTGGAGCTGTGGGCCGAGCCGCTGCACACGTGTGCGCTTGGGCTGGATGCGTACGTCTCGATCCGCGTCGCAATGGAGGCTGGCGGCCTCGCGGCGAAGGCCGTCGTGACCGCTGTCCTTCTCCAGCCTGCGTGCCtggcggcgatgcagcgctgcgtgGCTGCGTACGTGGCGCTCTCGTCCGAGGCCTGTGCGTTGCTGGCGTTTGCGTGGGGCCGTGTGGCGTACGGCGcgatggtgctgctggTCGGGGCCGTGTGCCTGCGTGGTCATGcgcggcggtggtggtggccgacgagcgccgcggccgtgtggggcgacgcgccgacgcgcgcgtttCTGCGCGTCACGACGgggcaggcggcgctcaagCTCGTGCTGACGGAAGGCGAAAAGCTCGCGGCTGCGCGGCTGAcgacgctcgacgagcaggGCGCGTATGCGCTCGCGAGCAACTACGGCTCGCTCGTCGCACGTATGCTGTTCCAGCCGCTGGAGGAGAGtgtgcgcctgcgcctctcgcagggcggcgaggcggcggcgtggatgcgcacgctgctgcgcctgcatgtgctgtTCGGCACGGGCttggtggcgctggcgccgcccgtggcggcgccgttTCTGCGGCTCGTGGCCGGGCCGGCgtgggcgcatgcggcCCCGATTCTCGGTATGTACTGCTGGTACGTGCCGGTGCTCGGCGTgaatggcgtcgtcgaggcgtTTGTGCAGTccgtggcgccggcgcatgtgctgcgcgtgtACTCGTACGTGCTCGTGGCCGCGAGTGCGGTCATGGTCGGTGTGCTGGCCTCGCcggtggcggaggcgcGTATGGTCGTGGCGAATATTGCGAGTCTCAGCGTGCGGGCGCTGGCCTCGAGTGCGTATGTCGCGCACGTgtcgcggcggccgtgggACGGCGTTGTGCCGCATGGGTGGGTATGGAGCGTGCTGGTCGCGTGTGGTGCGATCGTGCGTGCGTATCCCGCCTCGTGgggcgtgtgcgccgcggcgtgcgtcgccgcggtcgtcgtgggcgagcggcgtgcgctggcgcaAGCGCTGTGGATGCTATAG
- a CDS encoding C2 domain protein: MPPSGASSTYARKALTDGDVYVFTLQTAYLDDLLRHAPPRPEPIAPSRPSSERSERSALSDKLKDLRLHATSSGQAWRVPDKLVRKLSDQLGQIAMGRDPLYQQPSFRQTMGAFYGMLQDDATAKRLRESRIETLLLEFTMFAQAQLRKRLPTEADVQAELDVETDLFVRVVHDVLRTIPGVSRDLTDYVSRYMARDVERPRSSAERRRTDTPDDVATSPLVAATGRLFHFSDAQVRLDVQTLSQTCTLSEAVIDVKRCIYHIHAQRAWPGCPDDFSTPEAYRQWRSSELMQLSKLVADICAVRPDLMKASVTSDSSSRRSLDMQDDVDDAFTYIPPDPCAAYERLLDICMDFDLDAIQRKDAQDDVPLSVLAPEHEDLLRLCATRWRVSTALARIAHLRLCRNKYDAGHVPLECVAASLESLSVHMQQVPPALWRRADQARLAQHLGLLADSLVRSVHADLAQLETPSESVVALLDRVSRLAGDAHVVAAHVAPLRRAFGQAATRAYAAKAEGVFRVQTNIVRGFAELLDWLERLIETHRRQLRPVPGLATSDELAKVCVPLFLADLASVKEAVVLQVRQSGDLERVNEALALCQRVRAWQRSCDDAFDACAYFRPCVVLWLELSEARTAEWIRSAVQHDALHVSDTTTHSTSVQDMLDALQQPLAFLESLAWADETDLAALLSLLAGSYERHIALYCHLMADRYMLDMRPPSLPEASSDAPLWVVRAKQAVLPSEQQMRSAVRPFVLQPHSCVILNNMEAARQLLDTLYRRMEADTQAERLRGTTADVPRSMVFSVKIVQAELPVLDVPRLDTLVTLSDARGTRLGKTRTLYDTRVPRWDEVVDIDCPTAQWISATVWRRSLHGEPHLLGRASVYLDPRVFGDVPTHDVWLTLDRAGGKLLLRVSMDEAHDGILYTFGRAFRTVKRTEADMTRVLVDHISLYMRHVLSRPVLAALVRGRRVDRALRALHAGARAPLTDHDMEEAIAPLFDYLDETLGTLHSSLSASQAQLVLSRVWKEVLVTLEGLLVPPLSDAPTDMQQLSDKEVDVVFRWLSFLRNYFHAYDAETDTVHGLPLSSLQSTKYRELVSYLLLHDQSTDALMIECVRGFQARLVKAPSRAKSVLYQRSLGTIGQHKRAKQQRASLADAGDGDACLMAMRILRMRPGTGDFLSQQLTSLHTLPSS, encoded by the coding sequence ATGCCGCCATCGGgggcctcgtccacgtaCGCGCGCAAGGCACTCACGGATGGCGATGTGTACGTATTTACGCTGCAGACGGCGTACCTCGATGATCTGTtgcggcatgcgccgccgcggccggAGCCGATCGCGCCGTCGCGGCCCTCGTCGGAGCGATCAGAGAGATCGGCGCTGTCTGACAAGCTGAAGGATCTGCGGCTGCACGCGACGAGCAGTGGGCAGGCATGGCGCGTGCCGGACAAGCTGGTGCGCAAGCTCAGCGACCAGCTTGGGCAGATTGCGATGGGCCGCGATCCGCTGTACCAGCAGCCGTCGTTTCGGCAGACGATGGGCGCCTTTTACGGGAtgctgcaggacgacgcgacggccaagcgcctgcgcgagtcgcgcatcgagacgctccTGCTCGAGTTTACGATGTttgcgcaggcgcagctccgTAAGCGCCTGCCGACCGAGGCGGACGTGCAGGCGGAGCTGGACGTCGAGACGGATCTGTTCGTGCGAGTCGTGCACGATGTCCTTCGCACGATACCTGGCGTATCGCGCGATCTGACGGACTATGTGAGTCGGTACATGGCCCGCGACGTGGAACGGCCGCGGTCGTCGGCggagcgccgccgcaccGACACGCCGGACGACGTTGCCACCTCGCCGCTCGTGGCTGCGACGGGGCGTCTCTTCCACTTTAGCGATGCACAAGTGCGTCTGGACGTGCAGACGCTCAGCCAAACGTGCACGTTGTCGGAAGCGGTGATCGACGTCAAGCGGTGCATCTACCACATCCACGCCCAGCGGGCCTGGCCGGGATGTCCGGACGATTTCAGCACACCGGAAGCGTACCGCCAATGGCGCTCCAgcgagctcatgcagctgtCGAAGCTCGTGGCCGATATATGTGCGGTGCGTCCCGACCTCATGAAGGCGTCCGTCACGAGCGATAGCTCGTCGCGCCGGTCGCTCGATATGCAggacgacgtcgacgacgccttCACCTACATTCCGCCCGATCCGTGTGCGGCGTACGAGCGCCTCCTTGACATATGCATGGATTTTGATCTCGATGCGATTCAGCGCAAGGACGCGCaggacgacgtgccgctctCGGTCCTTGCGCCCGAGCACGAagacctgctgcgcctctgtgcgacgcgctggcgcgtctcgacggCGTtggcgcgcatcgctcatttgcgcctgtgccgcaACAAGTACGATGCGGGGCATGTCCCGCTcgagtgcgtcgctgcgtcgctcgagaGCCTGAGCGTGCACATGCAGCAGGTCCCTCCGGCGCTgtggcgacgtgccgaccAGGCGCggctggcgcagcacctcggcctgctcgccGACTCGCTCGTTCGCAGCGTGCACGCGGACCTCGCTCAGCTCGAGACGCCGTCCGAGTCGGTCGTCGCGCTACTCGACCGCGTTTCTCGGCTGGctggcgacgcgcacgtcgtggcCGCGCATGTCGCGCCGCTCCGTCGTGCGTTTGGgcaggcagcgacgcggGCGTATGCTGCCAAGGCTGAGGGCGTCTTTCGTGTGCAGACCAACATTGTGCGTGGCTTtgccgagctgctcgactGGCTCGAGCGGCTGATCGAGACACACCGCCGCCAGCTGCGCCCGGTCCCTGGCCTCGCTACGAGCGACGAGCTGGCGAAGGTGTGTGTGCCGCTGTTCCTAGCTGACCTGGCGTCGGTCAAAGAGGCGGTCGTGCTCCAGGTGCGGCAATCGGGCGATCTCGAGCGCGTgaacgaggcgctggctctGTgccagcgcgtgcgtgcatggcagcgGTCGTGTGACGACGCGTTCGATGCGTGTGCGTACTTTCGGCCGTGTGTCGTGCTGTGGCTGgagctgagcgaggcgcgtACCGCCGAGTGGATCCGATcggccgtgcagcacgacgcgctgcacgtGTCGGATacgacgacgcacagcACGTCGGTGCAAGAcatgctggatgcgctgcagcagccgcTCGCCTTTCTCGAGTCCCTGGCGTGGGCGGACGAGACGGACttggcggcgctgctgtcGCTCCTAGCCGGCAGCTACGAGCGGCACATCGCCCTGTACTGCCACCTGATGGCCGATCGGTACATGCTCGATATGCGTccgccgtcgctgccggAGGCGTCGTCGGACGCCCCGCTGTGGGTCGTGCGCGCGAAgcaggccgtgctgccGTCTGAGCAGCAGATGCGGAGCGCTGTGCGTCCGTttgtgctgcagccgcACTCGTGCGTCATCCTCAACAATAtggaggcggcgcggcagctgctcgatACGCTGTATCGCCGCATGGAGGCCGATACGCAGgcggagcgcctgcgcggcacgacggccgaCGTCCCGCGCTCGATGGTGTTCTCCGTCAAGATCGTGCAGGCCGAGCTGCCCGTGCTCGACGTGCCGCGGCTCGATACGCTCGTGACGCTCAGTGAtgcgcgcggcacgcgactcggcaagacgcgcacgctctacgacacgcgcgtgccgcgctgggACGAGGTGGTCGACATCGACTGCCCGACGGCGCAGTGGATCTCGGCGACGGtgtggcgccgctcgctgcacggcgagccgcacctgctcggccGTGCGAGCGTCTACCTCGATCCGCGCGTGTttggcgacgtgccgacgcacgacgTGTGGCTCACTCTCGACCGTGCGGGCGgcaagctgctgctgcgtgtgagcatggacgaggcgcacgatggCATTCTGTACACGTTTGGGCGCGCCTTCCGCACGGTCAAGCGCACAGAGGCGGACATGACGCGTGTGTTGGTCGATCACATCTCGCTGTACATGCGGCACGTCCTCTCGCGGCCGgtgctcgcggcgctcgtgcgcggccgccgcgtcgatcgcgcgctgcgcgcgctgcatgcggGCGCccgcgcgccgctcacgGACCACGACATGGAGGAAGCCATTGCGCCGCTCTTTGACTACCTCGACGagacgctcggcacgctgcaCAGCAGCCTGAGCGCgtcgcaggcgcagctcgtcctcTCGCGCGTGTGGAAAGAGGTGCTCGTCacgctcgagggcctccttgtgccgccgctgtCGGACGCGCCGACCgacatgcagcagctgtCCGACAAGGAGGTCGACGTCGTCTTCCGGTGGCTCTCGTTCCTGCGGAACTACTTCCACGCCTACGATGCCGAGACCGATAccgtgcacggcctccCGCTCTCGTCGCTCCAGAGCACCAAGTACCGCGAGCTCGTGTCCTACCTCCTCCTGCACGACCAGAGCaccgatgcgctcatgATCGAGTGCGTGCGCGGCTTCCAAGCCCGCCTCGTCAAGGCGCCGTCACGCGCAAAATCCGTCCTCTACcagcgctcgctcggcacgatcgGGCAGCACAAGCGCGCCAAGCAACAacgcgcctcgctcgccgacgcgggcgacggcgacgccTGCCTCatggccatgcgcatcctCCGCATGCGCCCCGGCACCGGCGACTTTTTGTCGCAGCAACTCACGTCGCTCCACACACTGCCGTCGTCCTAG